In Aptenodytes patagonicus chromosome 22, bAptPat1.pri.cur, whole genome shotgun sequence, one DNA window encodes the following:
- the SNRPE gene encoding small nuclear ribonucleoprotein E: protein MAYRGQGQKVQKVMVQPINLIFRYLQNRSRIQVWLYEQVNMRIEGCIIGFDEYMNLVLDDAEEIHSKTKSRKQLGRIMLKGDNITLLQSVSN, encoded by the exons atggCGTACCGCGGGCAGGGCCAGAAGGTGCAGAAGGTGATGGTGCAGCCCATC AACCTCATCTTCCGCTACCTGCAGAAC AGGTCCAGGATCCAGGTGTGGCTTTATGAGCAGGTGAACATGCGGATAGAAGGCTGCATCATT GGCTTTGATGAATATATGAACTTGGTGCTGGACGACGCAGAGGAGATTCACTCCAAAACAAAGTCAAGGAAGCAGCTGG GTCGGATCATGTTAAAAGGGGACAATATCACCCTTCTACAAAGCGTTTCTAACTAG
- the ZC3H11A gene encoding zinc finger CCCH domain-containing protein 11A → MSNQGDDCYFYFYSTCNKGDSCSFRHCEAALGNETVCTLWQEGRCFRNICRFRHMEIDKKRSEIPCYWENQPVGCQKSNCAFHHTKGRYVDGLFLPPSKTTLPSPPESAEDDVKMAQMSLQQNKLSVQSNPSPQLRGVMKVENSENVPSPTHPPVVINAADDDEDDDDQLSEEGDETKTPVQQPTTEAHNGLRIISTRKSNANTKQDDNLNFGIKTLEEIKLKKLKEKTKKQEGPSGVSVHPLQSRTIPVPEKENVRTVVRTVTLSTKQGEEPVIRLNLAERLGKRKTSIAGKSVLPLKRNLAERLGKKIESLENADKAPKRVQVTKSLKERLGLPSEQTSTETEKAAKPTGEIHVKTLEEIRLERANQKRGEPQAKAQTEGRCKTEDPSSGARPSPAVRIKTFSGTLAEKKQKRLEEEKQKTEEFPTKTKVENEPKKQSVLAPSVPSKVQVAEPAGKAKPAGEVRIKTLEEIKQEKALRMQQSGENVPAPPAQPEPAPTGRRLLRITKLTVPGREEKKVVELNKPSPKAVSTPAEPSDQSGTNSKVQVKSLEEIMREKRQLKQRQEEKLQKEAATVPPPVEKAVKDKTPASGSPEPTVVSGSAYQLAKRMLVKSPEDGVESPGKDAAVSPGKQAAQLLERKAKTKSKVCLKPLDGKATSPTKQTLKRKAAESHPSAVAAVKPLSTTGGDTKEPSAKKAAVAVVPALPDDSLVSTPGREKRKASPELHIGSQADSVAQSEVSSSTSTSSQVAVKTRRLSSTGAGKAPLSVEDDFEKLIWEISGGKLEAEIDLDPGKDEDDLLLELSEMIDS, encoded by the exons ATGTCTAACCAAGGAGATGACTGCTACTTCTATTTCTATTCCACATGTAACAAG GGAGACAGCTGTTCCTTCCGCCACTGTGAAGCTGCTCTAGGGAATGAAACAGTCTGCACGCTCTGGCAGGAGGGTCGCTGCTTCAGGAATATCTGCAGATTCAGACACATGGAAATCGAT aaaaaaCGCAGTGAGATTCCTTGCTACTGGGAGAATCAGCCAGTAGGCTGTCAAAAATCCAACTGTGCTTTTCATCACACAAAAGGACGCTATGTCGATGGACTTTTCTTACCACCAAGCAAAA cTACACTTCCAAGTCCACCTGAGTCTGCAGAAGACGATGTGAAAATGGCTCAGATGTCACTGCAGCAAAACAAACTTTCTGTCCAGTCAAATCCCTCTCCACAGCTGAGGGGGGTGATGAAAGTGGAAAACTCTGAAAACGTCCCAAGTCCTACTCATCCTCCAGTTGTAATCAATGCTGCAGATGATGATGAAGACGATGATG ACCAGCTTTCTGAAGAAGGAGATGAAACTAAAACACCTGTCCAGCAACCAACTACAGAAGCCCATAATGGATTGCGGATAATTTCCACTAGGAAATCCAACGCTAATACAAAACAAG ATGACAATTTAAATTTCGGAATAAAAACACTTGAAGAAATCAAATTGaagaaactaaaggaaaaaacaaaaaaacaag AAGGTCCTTCAGGAGTTTCTGTTCATCCGCTCCAATCGCGGACTATTCCTGtgccagaaaaggaaaatgtacGGACAGTAGTGAGAACTGTGACTCTGTCTACAAAGCAAG GGGAGGAGCCTGTGATTCGACTGAATCTTGCCGAGAGACTGGGAAAACGTAAGACCTCCATAG CTGGTAAAAGTGTCCTTCCACTAAAGCGCAACCTTGCTGAAAGGCTGGGGAAGAAAATAGAGAGTCTGGAGAATGCTGACAAAGCACCAAAGAGAG TTCAAGTCACCAAGTCTCTGAAGGAGAGGCTAGGATTGCCCTCTGAACAGACCAGTACAGAGACAG AGAAGGCTGCTAAGCCAACAGGAGAGATCCATGTGAAAACACTGGAGGAAATTCGTCTTGAGAGAGCTAATCAGAAACGAGGAGAGCCTCAAGCAAAAGCCCAAACTGAAGGACGTTGTAAAACAGAAGATCCCAGCTCGGGGGCAAGACCTTCCCCTGCAGTTCGCATCAAAACTTTCTCAGGAACCCTggctgaaaaaaaacagaagcgattggaagaagagaagcaaaaaacaGAAGAGTTTCCTACCAAGACAAAAGTTGAGAATGAGCCGAAGAAGCAGAGCGTACTTGCTCCATCTGTGCCCAGCAAAGTGCAGGTGGCAGAGCCGGCAGGTAAAGCCAAGCCAGCAGGAGAAGTGCGTATTAAAACCTTGGAAGAAATCAAGCAGGAGAAAGCTCTGCGGATGCAGCAGAGTGGAGAAAATGTGCCAGCTCCACCAGCACAACCTGAACCTGCCCCGACAGGGAGGAGATTGTTACGGATTACGAAGCTAACAG tacctggaagagaagaaaagaaggtaGTGGAATTGAACAAGCCTTCTCCCAAAGCTGTCTCTACACCTGCAGAG ccCTCCGATCAGAGTGGAACTAATTCTAAAGTTCAAGTGAAGAGCCTTGAAGAGATAATGAGGGAGAAGcggcaactgaaacaacgccaaGAAGAGAAGCTTCAGAAGGAAGCAGCTACTGTGCCACCTCCTGTTGAAAAAGCAGTCAAGGATAAAACTCCAGCATCAGGGAGTCCTGAACCCACCGTGGTTTCGGGATCAGCTTATCAACTTGCGAAGAGGATGTTGGTGAAATCTCCGGAAGATGGGGTTGAAAGCCCAGGAAAGGATGCTGCTGTATCACCAGGGAAACAGGCAGCTCAACTTCTGGAACGGAAAGCTAAAA CCAAATCTAAGGTGTGCCTGAAGCCTTTGGATGGGAAAGCCACCTCCCCGACAAAGCAGACACTGAAACGTAAGGCAGCTGAGAGTCATCCCTCTGCTGTGGCGGCTGTGAAACCACTGAGTACCACTGGTGGTGATACGAAGGAGCCTTCAGCTAAAAAAGCGGCTGTG GCCGTTGTTCCTGCTTTGCCAGACGACAGCCTGGTCTCCACACCTGGGAGAGAAAAACGCAAAGCCAG TCCTGAACTGCATATTGGAAGCCAGGCAGATTCTGTGGCACAGTCAGAGGTCTCAAGCTCAACTTCAACTTCGTCACAAGTAGCGGTAAAGACGCGCCGGTTGAGCTCCACAGGGGCTGGGAAAGCACCCTTATCTGTAGAAGATGACTTTGAGAAGCTTATTTGGGAAATCTCAGGAGGCAAACTGGAAGCAGAAATTGACCTGGACCCAGGGAAGGATGAGGATGACCTCCTCCTGGAACTTTCTGAAATGATTGACAGCTGA